The following are from one region of the Dreissena polymorpha isolate Duluth1 chromosome 2, UMN_Dpol_1.0, whole genome shotgun sequence genome:
- the LOC127868684 gene encoding uncharacterized protein LOC127868684 — protein sequence MSDSGSATDSPKRGRREVLEKKARVIQEVEVANSEGKLLYGTARELVHALGQVHSSRLPQEKIQELIKWQYDIAVKQRKNRFVSELRYHADVICSKEFVAKAFGKAAAKKTCLGVSLNARQRGGTVRKTTGRPKIFSGLQSGFPALPATASRVPATVSLGAIKVEEASGDDEELPMETEVLSVIAPEEDQSTSSFFAALDEVGEFYVVDDVGQCEDTPLIKEGRAPVEGTPISVGASNAGVARVPVEAGNLAPLVIPTQVFTNSSYGVREPRKRSYPMREEPAESTPVVPECVPVWKILKPSVWTRLGSRMEEPMKKKRTSRCPLMGCTSDSRHLSRHVYQRHLPERFQLGNLANPAWQVARLRGLRWLALQLVGDDRLGTLLDFAQKNDLGINAEVSLSDVDRQWLSEFARQSGWPEVDFDIQRLNSQALLAHWRVLVGLLKHIPRDRQVYFFNLDSQRTSSTVPAAAGLHVQVPEVEHPSTPTPPVVAVTEPVRRGTAHAAAGLHVQIPEVEHPSTPTPPVGAVTDPVGRGTAHAVSNILNTSVREYLAVSGQANLSLARGSTSQASGRPVTTRISAFDSHFHLDRSLVKLGMPYYSDIRTILDADVGIRPQVEVDVVGGVLIYCDPETYPTSFPAQAGFGVAVGLHPRKAARFNPELYRHLKQLLRNERVVALGEVGLDRTEPADTWGLQEEVLTRILELSSPCQPIILHIRDGEDRQSGVLYLMCLELLKPNVARTQKVVLHCFTGAQEVVIRWCKAFPNCFFSYSGQARLFTEAQKQAVRRVPANRLLIETDSPYFRPAGARMCTPSFLGDVANVIASYRDSEVRDVCQLTLRNSTQLFGL from the coding sequence TGTTTCTGAGCTCCGGTACCATGCAGATGTAATCTGCTCGAAAGAATTCGTGGCGAAGGCGTTCGGCAAAGCTGCGGCCAAGAAAACTTGTCTAGGAGTGTCGCTGAATGCTCGTCAAAGAGGAGGTACGGTACGGAAGACAACTGGACGACCGAAGATTTTTTCGGGATTACAGTCCGGATTTCCGGCTCTACCGGCCACAGCTTCGAGGGTCCCGGCAACTGTGTCGCTGGGAGCAATCAAGGTGGAAGAGGCTTCCGGAGACGACGAAGAGCTGCCCATGGAGACCGAAGTGCTTTCGGTTATAGCGCCAGAAGAAGATCAATCAACTTCTTCTTTCTTCGCGGCGTTGGATGAAGTGGGAGAGTTCTACGTCGTTGATGATGTGGGGCAGTGCGAAGATACCCCACTGATCAAGGAAGGACGTGCTCCGGTGGAGGGGACTCCGATTTCGGTTGGAGCCTCTAATGCTGGGGTAGCTAGGGTCCCGGTCGAGGCTGGGAACCTGGCACCATTGGTAATTCCTACCCAGGTGTTTACCAATAGTTCCTATGGTGTGAGGGAGCCACGGAAAAGAAGTTATCCGATGAGGGAGGAACCAGCCGAATCGACACCAGTCGTGCCAGAGTGTGTGCCGGTGTGGAAAATCCTGAAACCCTCAGTCTGGACTAGACTGGGTAGCCGCATGGAAGAGCCCATGAAAAAGAAACGAACGTCCCGTTGTCCGTTAATGGGATGTACGTCAGATTCTCGCCATCTAAGCAGACACGTCTACCAGAGGCACCTTCCTGAGCGATTCCAGCTAGGCAATTTGGCGAATCCGGCTTGGCAGGTAGCTCGGTTGCGAGGGCTTAGATGGCTCGCTCTACAACTCGTCGGAGATGATCGGCTTGGTACCCTGCTAGATTTTGCCCAGAAGAATGACTTAGGCATCAACGCGGAGGTGTCTCTATCTGATGTAGATAGACAGTGGTTGTCCGAGTTTGCTCGTCAATCAGGATGGCCGGAAGTGGATTTCGACATCCAACGTCTAAACTCGCAGGCTCTTCTTGCTCATTGGCGTGTCCTTGTCGGTCTACTGAAACATATTCCAAGGGATCGGCAAGTGTACTTCTTCAACCTGGACAGTCAGCGTACCTCTAGTACCGTCCCGGCTGCGGCTGGGTTACATGTTCAAGTCCCTGAAGTGGAGCATCCAAGTACCCCGACACCCCCGGTTGTGGCAGTGACGGAACCTGTAAGACGTGGAACGGCTCATGCTGCGGCTGGGTTACATGTTCAAATCCCTGAAGTGGAGCATCCAAGTACCCCGACACCCCCGGTTGGGGCAGTGACGGACCCTGTAGGACGTGGAACGGCTCATGCTGTTTCTAATATACTGAACACGTCTGTTAGGGAGTATCTGGCAGTGTCCGGACAGGCAAACCTCTCGTTGGCTAGGGGGAGTACATCCCAAGCGTCAGGACGACCAGTAACGACCAGGATTTCGGCCTTCGATTCTCATTTTCACCTGGACCGGTCTCTAGTGAAGTTGGGTATGCCGTATTACTCAGATATCCGGACCATTCTGGATGCAGATGTGGGGATCAGACCCCAAGTTGAAGTGGATGTGGTAGGAGGTGTCCTGATCTATTGTGACCCCGAGACCTACCCGACATCCTTCCCGGCTCAGGCTGGGTTTGGTGTCGCGGTGGGATTACATCCCCGGAAAGCGGCAAGATTCAACCCTGAGCTCTACCGTCATTTAAAACAACTCCTGAGGAATGAACGAGTAGTGGCATTGGGAGAAGTTGGGTTGGATCGAACCGAGCCAGCAGATACTTGGGGGCTACAGGAGGAAGTTCTCACAAGGATATTAGAATTGTCATCCCCTTGTCAACCAATCATCCTTCATATCCGGGATGGGGAGGATCGGCAGTCCGGAGTGCTCTATCTGATGTGTCTGGAATTATTAAAGCCCAATGTTGCTCGGACGCAGAAAGTGGTGCTGCATTGTTTCACCGGCGCGCAAGAGGTAGTGATCAGGTGGTGTAAGGCATTCCCAAACTGTTTCTTTAGTTATTCAGGACAAGCCCGGCTTTTCACGGAGGCGCAGAAACAGGCAGTCCGGAGGGTCCCGGCGAACAGGCTGTTGATCGAAACTGACTCGCCATACTTTCGACCAGCTGGGGCTCGGATGTGCACTCCATCCTTTTTAGGGGACGTCGCCAACGTGATTGCGTCATATCGGGATAGTGAGGTCCGGGATGTGTGTCAGCTCACTTTGAGGAATTCCACTCAACTGTTTGGGCTATAA